A region from the Aegilops tauschii subsp. strangulata cultivar AL8/78 chromosome 5, Aet v6.0, whole genome shotgun sequence genome encodes:
- the LOC141022896 gene encoding uncharacterized protein codes for MAFTDEYKGDRAVEAHGNTKLHVIHTNDKKQMAISLAQYERHLSLQRHKIVDIDLEYNNEPEATQKPALCQLSIGKNHPVLLFQMSAAKRCTVFDNFLADPRYTFAGFSVDGDKTRLECVNLEVANFVDIQKEWRVPEATKELDSLGDVSDMLIDDYYNNMKKKITDDEHKCWATLPLFMRHIEYAAKDAYAAYEIWNRITLTRDGLRRAKLEKEEPPKKRTRSSWGWGEPNW; via the coding sequence ATGGCGTTCACCGACGAGTACAAGGGCGACAGGGCCGTGGAGGCCCACGGCAACACCAAGTTGCACGTCATCCACACCAACGACAAGAAGCAGATGGCGATCTCCCTCGCGCAGTATGAGCGCCACCTCAGCCTCCAGCGCCACAAGATCGTCGACATTGATCTCGAGTACAACAACGAGCCTGAAGCAACGCAGAAACCCGCCCTCTGCCAGCTCTCCATCGGCAAGAATCACCCGGTGCTGCTCTTCCAAATGAGCGCCGCTAAAAGGTGCACCGTCTTCGACAACTTCCTCGCCGACCCCAGGTACACCTTTGCAGGCTTCTCCGTCGATGGCGACAAAACCAGGCTAGAGTGCGTCAATCTGGAGGTCGCCAACTTCGTCGACATCCAGAAGGAGTGGAGGGTGCCCGAGGCAACCAAGGAGTTGGACTCCCTTGGAGACGTCTCCGACATGCTCATCGACGACTACTACaacaacatgaagaagaagatcacCGACGACGAACACAAGTGCTGGGCCACCCTACCTCTGTTCATGAGGCACATCGAGTACGCGGCAAAGGACGCCTACGCAGCGTACGAGATATGGAACCGCATCACCCTCACCCGGGACGGGCTTCGCCGTGCAAAGCTAGAGAAGGAGGAGCCACCCAAGAAGCGCACCAGGAGCAGCTGGGGATGGGGAGAGCCTAACTGGTGA
- the LOC109750992 gene encoding uncharacterized protein, translating to MADAPLYKQRCAYTRELHDVHLHSNHKLHVVCTSKGKDVDKMLSTFRRKLGGMPVKLVGVDVEYTHYVKPQWATVLQLCVEKECLVYHISAATNRPVELDKFLMNGEYTFVGFAIEGDKSKLKVCGLEINFDNYIDIQVEWRDPYNKKKFDSLADVAGRMIDIHYHDMEKKINRQEDHTLWEFCPLPEKLIKYAAIDAFATYVSWRIIYDVIMGLDRAKRDKEAKKKKNKAVIQYSN from the exons ATGGCGGATGCACCTCTGTACAAGCAGCGCTGCGCGTACACTAGGGAGCTCCACGACGTCCACCTCCACAGCAACCACAAGCTCCACGTCGTTTGCACAAGCAAGGGTAAAGACGTGGACAAGATGCTGTCCACGTTCAGGAGAAAGCTCGGCGGAATGCCCGTCAAACTAGTCGGCGTTGATGTCGAGTACACGCACTACGTGAAGCCACAGTGGGCAACAGTGCTCCAGCTATGCGTAGAAAAAGAATGCCTTGTCTATCACATCTCTGCAGCTACAAACAG GCCAGTGgaactagacaaattcctcatgaATGGTGAGTACACCTTCGTCGGATTCGCCATTGAAGGAGACAAAAGCAAGCTGAAGGTATGTGGTTTGGAGATCAACTTCGACAACTACATTGATATTCAGGTGGAATGGAGAGACCCATACAATAAAAAGAAGTTTGACTCTTTGGCTGATGTTGCCGGCAGGATGATAGACATTCACTACCATGACATGGAGAAAAAAATTAACCGCCAGGAGGACCATACTCTGTGGGAATTTTGCCCGCTGCCAGAAAAGCTTATCAAGTATGCAGCAATAGATGCATTCGCAACATATGTGTCATGGAGAATCATCTACGATGTCATAATGGGACTAGACAGGGCAAaaagagacaaagaagcaaagaagaagaagaacaaggctgtaATCCAATACAGCAACTAG
- the LOC109750991 gene encoding protein FAR1-RELATED SEQUENCE 5-like gives MSTLSRMSGGLQYMGHTSRDWKQKFAREESEDDVKKLLDFFKKMQKINPEFFYDYDIDADNRAALKTILPHTLHKLCRWHIMKKYKDHLALLYKAHEKLKVELNAVLNHPLMPSEFERAWKNLIQRYNLQDDEVMNSLWDDRHEWISAYYKEIFCARMTSTQRSESMNRILKKIFVKEKHDLHLFAQQVDKCIQTRKAVEHAETVANESEVKTTTKFGFEVQLSKVYTRAVFADFKETLHCSTAFRAERCPENPTKYLVHHYNRSDAFDWARHNFHVVADEKKGVYELLKIPEVYIMKRYTRNARSDATFDRRDYEQTTPDGTSLFCRRKLLTETAMDLANRATRSNAGCHRALSGMRALIEEVDVLNEEEEEEEEEEAAKLKQAEKSQHDKNAEQVENTEHSRTSAIKKQTILPPPV, from the exons ATGTCGACGCTGTCGCGTATGTCCGGTGGTCTGCAGTACATGGGACATACTAGCCGTGACTG gaaacagaagttTGCCAGAGAAGAGTCCGAAGATGATGTCAAGAAACTTCTGGATTTCTTCAAGAAAATGCAGAAGATAAACCCAGAGTTCTTCTATGATTATGACATTGATGCAGATAACCGT GCAGCATTAAAAACTATCCTCCCACATACTCTGCATAAGCTGTGCCGGTGGCATATCATGAAGAAGTACAAAGACCACCTCGCCTTGCTGTATAAGGCGCACGAGAAACTCAAGGTTGAACTCAATGCGGTGCTGAACCACCCACTAATGCCGTCAGAATTTGAACGAGCATGGAAGAACCTCATTCAGAGATACAACTTGCAAGACGACGAAGTGATGAATTCGCTGTGGGATGACAGGCACGAGTGGATCTCGGCTTACTACAAGGAAATTTTCTGTGCTCGGATGACTTCCACACAGAGAAGTGAGAGCATGAACCGCATACTGAAGAAAATTTTTGTCAAGGAGAAGCATGATCTCCATCTGTTTGCTCAGCAGGTGGACAAGTGCATTCAGACCAGGAAGGCCGTCGAGCACGCAGAGACAGTAGCAAATGAG TCAGAGGTAAAAACAACAACCAAGTTTGGGTTTGAAGTTCAGCTATCAAAAGTGTATACAAGGGCAGTGTTTGCAGATTTCAAAGAAACACTCCACTGTAGCACTGCATTTAGAGCAGAACGGTGCCCTGAGAACCCGACAAAGTATCTCGTACACCACTACAACAGATCGGATGCATTTGACTGGGCAAGGCATAATTTCCATGTGGTCGCCGATGAAAAGAAAGGTGTCTACGAAT TACTCAAGATTCCTGAGGTGTACATCATGAAAAGATACACCCGTAACGCAAGATCAGATGCAACCTTTGACAGAAGAGACTACGAACAAACAACACCAGATGGAACCTCGCTTTTTTGCCGTAGAAAATTGCTAACAGAAACAGCAATGGACCTTGCAAACAGAGCGACAAGGTCCAACGCTGGGTGCCACAGAGCGTTGTCTGGTATGAGGGCACTGATCGAGGAAGTTGACGTGctcaacgaagaagaagaagaagaagaagaagaagaagcagcaaaaCTAAAGCAAGCAGAGAAATCCCAGCATGACAAGAATGCCGAGCAAGTAGAAAATACTGAACATAGCAGAACTAGTGCTATCAAAAAACAAACAATTCTTCCACCTCCTGTTTGA